A genomic segment from uncultured Alistipes sp. encodes:
- a CDS encoding glycoside hydrolase family 2 TIM barrel-domain containing protein gives MKLQILSAFVLLCAGELATVRGAVPEDAWRDAQVNAINRLPMHASFFAYENAELALRGEKSASERFLSLNGDWKFAWAKNADERPTDFYRTDYSDGHWGTMPVPGLWEVNGYGDPLYVNTGYAWREQFSNNPPEVPVEENHVGSYRREIEIPASWKGRQIIAHFGSVTSNISLWVNGSFVGYSEDSKLEAEFDITRYVRPGRNLLAFQVFRWCDGSYLEDQDFWRLSGVGRDCYLYSREREHLVDVRYTASLGDDFSRGVLNADLELSAAARGSEVVLTLTDPDGGVVAEQSRKIASARERMTLEVEAPRLWSAETPELYRLGVSLRSAGREVEAVDLGVGFRNVEIRDGQLLVNGRPVLIKGVNRHEMDPDNGYYVSEERMLQDIRLMKQANVNAVRTCHYPDDSRWYELCDEYGFYVVAEANIESHGMGYDERTLARNPLFREAHLERNRRNVVRNFNHPSVIVWSLGNEAGDGENFTACYEWIKSFDPSRPVQYERALGGDNTDIMCPMYWDYERCEQYAANNPRKPLIQCEYAHAMGNSEGGFREYWDLIRKYPSYQGGFIWDFVDQSLRVKRNGHWIYAYGGDFNPYDASDNNFCDNGLISPDRCPNPHYDEVAFQHQSVWTRAVDLPAGRVAVYNENFFRDLSNCSLTWTLLADGRAVQSGVIDRLDVAPQQEREYTLPLELSGLEGELLLNVEYRLKRAEPALPAGFRIARAQLAIADWTFEPLTPANRAVDRFTQPVVTLSDVDRNYLRISSSEFSIDFRRRDGLMTRYEVGGVPYLEPGAVLRPNFWRAPTDNDFGAGLHRKYAAIRNPELRLTALEYELKEGIACVRAVYDFPAYAATLTVDYAINNVGEITVEQSVAVKGEAADKSLPRLFRFGMLMAMPGDFDRIDYYGRGPVENYADRKSSAFLGLYGQTVDEQPYPYIRPQETGTKSDLRWWQQSRPGGWGLRITSDAPFSASALHYSPEALSCGDVKEQLHFPEIEPDTCVWLCIDGVQMGLGCVDSWGALPRPEYRIPYENRTFRFRLAPARLLR, from the coding sequence ATGAAACTACAAATCCTTTCCGCTTTTGTGCTGCTGTGCGCCGGGGAACTGGCGACCGTCCGGGGGGCTGTTCCCGAAGATGCCTGGCGCGATGCGCAGGTCAATGCGATCAACCGCCTTCCGATGCACGCCTCGTTCTTCGCCTACGAAAATGCGGAGCTGGCCCTCCGGGGCGAAAAAAGCGCTTCGGAGCGTTTCCTGTCGCTCAACGGCGACTGGAAATTCGCCTGGGCGAAGAATGCCGACGAGCGCCCGACGGATTTCTACCGGACGGACTACAGCGACGGACATTGGGGGACGATGCCCGTGCCGGGGCTCTGGGAGGTGAACGGCTACGGCGATCCGCTCTATGTGAATACCGGATATGCGTGGCGCGAGCAGTTTTCGAACAATCCGCCCGAGGTGCCCGTGGAGGAGAACCACGTGGGTTCCTACCGTCGCGAGATCGAGATCCCCGCTTCGTGGAAGGGACGCCAGATCATTGCTCATTTCGGGTCGGTGACGTCGAACATCTCGCTGTGGGTCAACGGCTCGTTCGTGGGCTACAGCGAGGACAGCAAACTCGAAGCCGAGTTCGATATCACGCGCTACGTCCGGCCCGGTCGCAACCTCCTGGCATTCCAGGTTTTCCGCTGGTGCGACGGTTCGTACCTCGAGGACCAGGATTTCTGGCGCCTGAGTGGTGTGGGGCGCGACTGCTACCTCTATTCGCGGGAGCGGGAGCATCTCGTGGACGTGCGTTATACGGCCTCGCTGGGGGATGATTTCTCGCGCGGGGTGCTGAATGCCGACCTGGAGCTTTCGGCCGCGGCCAGGGGCAGCGAGGTCGTTCTTACGCTCACGGACCCCGACGGCGGTGTCGTGGCGGAGCAGAGCCGGAAGATCGCATCGGCCCGTGAACGGATGACGCTGGAGGTGGAGGCTCCGCGGCTGTGGTCGGCCGAGACGCCCGAACTCTACCGCCTGGGAGTTTCGCTCCGTTCGGCGGGGCGCGAGGTCGAGGCCGTCGATCTGGGTGTGGGTTTCCGCAACGTGGAGATCCGCGACGGGCAGCTGCTGGTCAACGGCCGGCCGGTGCTGATCAAGGGTGTCAACCGGCACGAGATGGATCCCGACAACGGCTACTACGTCTCAGAGGAGCGGATGCTGCAGGATATCCGGCTGATGAAGCAGGCCAACGTGAACGCCGTGCGGACGTGCCACTATCCCGACGACAGCCGCTGGTACGAACTCTGCGACGAGTACGGGTTCTACGTCGTGGCGGAGGCCAATATCGAGTCGCACGGCATGGGTTACGACGAGCGGACCCTGGCGCGCAACCCGCTCTTCCGCGAGGCACACCTTGAACGCAACCGCCGCAATGTGGTCCGGAATTTCAACCATCCGTCGGTGATCGTCTGGTCGCTGGGCAACGAGGCGGGCGACGGCGAGAACTTCACGGCCTGCTACGAGTGGATCAAGTCGTTCGATCCGTCGCGTCCGGTACAGTACGAACGAGCCCTGGGCGGCGACAATACGGACATCATGTGTCCGATGTACTGGGATTACGAACGCTGCGAGCAGTATGCCGCGAACAATCCGCGCAAACCGCTGATTCAGTGTGAGTATGCCCATGCGATGGGAAATTCCGAAGGCGGGTTCCGGGAGTATTGGGACCTGATCCGCAAATATCCGTCGTATCAGGGCGGCTTCATCTGGGACTTCGTGGACCAGTCGCTGCGCGTGAAACGCAACGGGCACTGGATCTACGCCTACGGCGGGGATTTCAACCCCTATGACGCCAGCGACAACAACTTCTGCGACAACGGTCTGATCTCGCCCGACCGGTGTCCGAACCCCCACTACGACGAGGTGGCCTTCCAGCACCAGTCCGTCTGGACGCGGGCCGTGGATCTGCCCGCGGGCCGTGTTGCCGTGTATAACGAAAACTTCTTCCGCGACCTGTCGAACTGTTCGCTGACGTGGACGCTGCTGGCCGACGGGCGGGCCGTGCAGTCGGGGGTAATAGACCGCCTCGACGTGGCTCCGCAGCAGGAGCGGGAGTATACGCTGCCGCTGGAACTCTCCGGACTGGAGGGTGAGTTGCTGCTGAACGTGGAGTACCGCCTCAAGCGTGCCGAACCGGCCCTTCCGGCGGGCTTCCGCATCGCCCGGGCGCAGCTGGCGATTGCCGACTGGACGTTCGAACCGCTGACCCCGGCAAACCGTGCCGTGGACCGCTTCACGCAGCCCGTCGTGACGCTTTCGGATGTCGACCGCAACTACCTGCGGATCTCGTCGTCGGAGTTTTCGATCGATTTCCGGCGCCGGGACGGCCTGATGACCCGCTATGAGGTCGGCGGTGTGCCGTATCTGGAGCCGGGGGCGGTGCTGCGCCCGAACTTCTGGCGTGCTCCGACGGACAACGACTTCGGGGCCGGGCTGCATCGGAAATACGCGGCGATCCGCAATCCGGAGTTGCGTTTGACCGCACTGGAGTATGAGTTGAAGGAGGGTATCGCCTGCGTCCGCGCCGTGTACGATTTCCCGGCCTATGCCGCGACGTTGACGGTGGACTACGCCATCAATAACGTCGGGGAGATCACCGTGGAGCAGTCCGTGGCGGTGAAGGGCGAGGCTGCGGACAAGTCGCTGCCGCGTCTCTTCCGCTTCGGGATGCTGATGGCCATGCCGGGGGACTTCGACCGTATCGACTACTACGGCCGCGGTCCGGTGGAGAACTACGCCGACCGGAAATCGTCGGCCTTCCTCGGGTTGTACGGCCAGACGGTCGACGAGCAGCCCTATCCCTACATCCGTCCGCAGGAGACCGGCACGAAGAGCGACCTGCGCTGGTGGCAGCAGAGCCGCCCGGGCGGTTGGGGGCTGCGGATTACGTCGGATGCCCCGTTCTCCGCTTCGGCACTGCACTATTCCCCCGAAGCGCTGAGCTGCGGAGACGTGAAGGAGCAGCTCCATTTCCCGGAGATCGAGCCCGATACGTGCGTATGGCTCTGCATCGACGGCGTGCAGATGGGACTTGGCTGCGTGGATTCGTGGGGTGCGCTGCCGCGGCCCGAATACCGGATTCCCTATGAGAATCGGACATTCCGTTTCCGGCTTGCTCCGGCACGCCTGTTGCGTTGA
- a CDS encoding transposase: MSKKRKIRCPHCGFLETIKWGTRSGCSRYYCKNCGSYFTDRRDWISDKNKFIWFARWVRGKQRICDLASESGYSERTLKRYFYRLLPQCPLWQIQRREKVNLLIDGTYFSNKICLVVYRDHNIKMTLLYRITRSETLRDLKADLTAIRDVGIQIESVTCDGSPNIIKAVREVCPEAILQRCTVHVAREIETWITRKPQTVAAQELLELVHLLNGVQTHDEAQLWIRAFIDWYRRHEPFINEKTVDELSGRWWFTHKMLHRSVSHIKRAIPDLFSYTRYPNVPKSSNSIESFFGHLKDNLRIHRGLSEQHFKDFVKWYLFLNSNDGIIKKRK; encoded by the coding sequence ATGTCAAAAAAACGAAAAATACGCTGTCCTCATTGTGGCTTTTTAGAGACAATAAAATGGGGTACTCGTAGCGGTTGCAGCCGCTATTATTGTAAGAATTGTGGCAGCTATTTTACGGATCGTCGAGACTGGATTTCCGATAAAAACAAGTTTATATGGTTCGCGCGTTGGGTTCGCGGTAAACAGCGTATTTGTGACCTTGCGAGTGAGAGCGGATACAGCGAACGCACCCTAAAAAGATACTTCTATCGGCTCTTGCCCCAGTGCCCTTTATGGCAGATACAGCGACGCGAGAAGGTAAATCTTCTGATCGACGGCACCTACTTCTCAAATAAGATTTGTCTGGTTGTATATCGGGATCACAACATCAAGATGACCCTCCTCTATCGCATAACCAGGAGTGAAACGCTGCGGGATTTGAAAGCAGACCTAACGGCTATACGCGATGTCGGCATTCAAATTGAGAGTGTCACCTGTGATGGATCTCCCAATATCATAAAAGCGGTGCGGGAAGTGTGTCCGGAGGCGATCTTGCAGCGTTGTACGGTACATGTAGCGCGAGAGATAGAGACGTGGATTACACGCAAACCACAGACCGTAGCGGCACAGGAACTCCTCGAACTGGTGCACTTGTTAAATGGAGTACAAACACATGATGAGGCACAGTTATGGATACGGGCTTTTATTGACTGGTATCGGCGACACGAACCATTTATCAATGAAAAAACCGTAGATGAGCTGTCGGGAAGATGGTGGTTTACGCATAAGATGCTGCATCGAAGTGTCTCGCATATCAAGCGTGCCATACCCGATCTGTTTTCATACACGCGATACCCTAATGTACCTAAATCTTCAAATTCTATTGAGTCGTTCTTCGGTCACTTGAAGGATAATTTAAGAATCCATCGTGGACTCTCGGAACAACATTTTAAGGACTTTGTAAAGTGGTATCTTTTCCTGAACAGCAATGATGGAATTATTAAGAAACGCAAATGA
- a CDS encoding cytochrome c biogenesis protein CcdA translates to MQRQIRNFLSVVAILIAATAFGQQVSWTGTAEPLENNEYRIILKAEIPAGYHMYDMGPYENGGPNATAISFTPSEGIEIVGEVEPLTAPHRYFDEMFRTEIGTYEGQAQFAQRVRLTAEQASVTAAIEWMICDDRSCMPPEDTELTISVPAAASASTTSAEAQITEAPAAPAAPAAKDAAGSGSLWGLIIEAILWGFAALLTPCVFPMVPMTVSYFLKGEGGAAMGRLRASLYGLFIVLLYTVPIAAIILITRIVGGDAVTADIFNWLATHWLPNILFFLVFMVFAASFFGAFEITMPSWIVNKTDSKADTKGIGGIFFLALTLVLVSFSCTGPIVGSVLIKSTSGEFWTPILTMLAFSVAFALPFTLFALFPSVLKKMPKSGGWLNSVKVVLGFIEVALGMKFLSVADQTYHWGILDREIYLAVWIVVFSLLGLYLLGKIRFAHDDEVKHLGVGRLALAIIVLSFVVYLIPGMWGAPLKGLSGYLPPLTTQDFVLGANTAAAAPAAPSDATVGKPKYSDFLHLPHGLEGFFDLKEAEAYAAKVQKPIFIDFTGHGCVNCREMEARVWSDPEVLEILRNDYVICALYSDDKKVLPENEWVTTDAGKVLKSLGKINSYYALKTYGVNAQPYYVLQDNQGKILTEPRGYDLDVQAFVDFLRKGIEAYKSRQ, encoded by the coding sequence ATGCAGAGACAAATTCGCAACTTTCTGTCGGTTGTGGCGATCCTGATCGCCGCAACGGCCTTCGGGCAACAGGTCTCCTGGACCGGCACCGCCGAACCGCTCGAAAACAACGAATACCGCATCATCCTCAAAGCGGAAATCCCCGCAGGCTATCACATGTACGACATGGGGCCCTATGAGAACGGAGGACCGAATGCCACGGCCATCAGCTTCACCCCTTCGGAAGGGATCGAGATCGTGGGTGAGGTCGAGCCCCTGACGGCTCCCCACCGCTATTTCGACGAGATGTTCCGGACGGAGATCGGGACCTACGAAGGCCAGGCGCAGTTCGCACAGCGCGTGCGGCTCACGGCCGAACAGGCTTCCGTCACGGCCGCCATCGAGTGGATGATCTGCGACGACCGGAGTTGTATGCCCCCCGAGGATACCGAACTGACGATCTCCGTGCCGGCCGCCGCAAGCGCCTCGACGACCTCCGCCGAGGCCCAGATCACGGAGGCCCCCGCCGCCCCTGCTGCCCCCGCCGCCAAGGATGCCGCAGGAAGCGGCTCGCTCTGGGGACTGATTATCGAGGCGATCCTCTGGGGATTTGCCGCCCTGCTGACCCCCTGCGTCTTCCCGATGGTCCCGATGACCGTCTCGTACTTCCTCAAGGGTGAGGGCGGCGCAGCCATGGGGCGCCTCCGCGCCTCGTTGTACGGCCTGTTCATTGTCCTGCTCTACACGGTGCCCATCGCCGCCATCATCCTCATCACGCGCATCGTCGGAGGCGACGCCGTGACGGCCGACATCTTCAACTGGCTCGCCACGCACTGGCTCCCGAACATCCTCTTCTTCCTCGTCTTCATGGTCTTCGCAGCCTCGTTCTTCGGGGCTTTCGAAATCACCATGCCCTCGTGGATTGTCAACAAAACAGACTCGAAAGCCGACACCAAGGGCATCGGAGGCATCTTCTTCCTCGCCCTGACGCTCGTGCTCGTCTCGTTCTCCTGCACCGGGCCCATCGTGGGGTCGGTGCTCATCAAGTCCACCTCCGGGGAGTTCTGGACGCCGATCCTCACCATGCTGGCCTTTTCGGTGGCCTTCGCCCTGCCCTTCACCCTCTTCGCCCTCTTCCCCTCGGTGCTGAAGAAGATGCCCAAGAGCGGCGGGTGGTTGAACTCCGTGAAGGTCGTCCTCGGATTCATCGAGGTCGCACTCGGCATGAAGTTCCTTTCGGTCGCCGACCAGACCTACCACTGGGGAATCCTTGACCGTGAAATCTACCTCGCCGTCTGGATCGTCGTCTTCTCGCTGCTCGGGCTCTACCTCCTCGGGAAGATCCGCTTTGCGCACGATGACGAAGTGAAACATCTCGGCGTCGGACGCCTTGCCCTGGCCATCATCGTGCTGTCGTTCGTCGTCTATCTGATTCCCGGCATGTGGGGCGCGCCGTTGAAGGGGCTTTCGGGATACCTCCCGCCGCTCACGACCCAGGATTTCGTCCTCGGAGCCAACACCGCCGCAGCCGCGCCGGCCGCACCGTCGGACGCCACCGTCGGGAAACCCAAATACAGCGATTTCCTCCACCTCCCACACGGGCTCGAAGGATTCTTCGACCTCAAGGAGGCCGAAGCCTATGCCGCCAAGGTCCAAAAGCCCATCTTCATCGACTTTACGGGCCACGGATGCGTCAACTGCCGCGAAATGGAGGCCCGCGTATGGTCCGACCCCGAGGTGCTGGAGATCCTGCGCAACGACTACGTGATCTGCGCCCTCTATTCGGATGACAAGAAGGTACTGCCCGAGAACGAATGGGTGACGACCGATGCCGGAAAGGTCCTCAAGAGCCTCGGGAAGATCAACTCCTACTACGCCCTGAAGACCTACGGCGTCAATGCCCAGCCCTACTACGTCCTGCAGGACAACCAGGGGAAGATCCTCACCGAACCCCGCGGTTATGACCTCGACGTCCAGGCCTTCGTTGACTTCCTCCGAAAAGGGATCGAGGCATACAAGAGCCGGCAATAA
- a CDS encoding IS110 family transposase, protein MRGQRNEISFRGQKIYIGIDVHLKSWSVTVLSETSVLKKFSQHPSPEALHGFLARSYPGAEYHSVYEAGFCGFWIHERLTALGIDNIVVNPGDVPTKSSEKLRKSDAVDSSKLARSLRANELKGIYTPDSASLEMRSLIRLKNSITKDTTRQKNRIKSQLRYLGIGIPQEFLEPFSNWSKRFIAWLKEVETLTPSGRQALDIQIRHLEELRRQKLEMTRALRTLAKTDRFREPLRLIMTVPGFGQATGMAFLSEICDIARFRNAEQLAAYIGMIPMCHSSGEKDGTGDITVRRNAVMRCNLIEAAWVAVRQDPAMNLFFTEQCKRMPKSKAIVKVARKLVNRLYFVLKHQTDYVNSVMS, encoded by the coding sequence ATGAGAGGACAAAGAAACGAAATTAGTTTCAGAGGACAAAAGATTTATATAGGGATCGATGTCCATTTGAAGAGTTGGTCGGTTACGGTCTTGTCGGAGACCTCCGTGCTGAAGAAGTTTAGTCAGCATCCGAGTCCGGAAGCATTGCACGGATTTCTGGCGCGGAGTTATCCGGGAGCCGAATATCATTCGGTATACGAAGCCGGCTTCTGCGGGTTCTGGATACACGAACGGCTGACGGCATTAGGGATTGACAACATCGTGGTCAATCCGGGGGATGTTCCGACCAAGAGCAGTGAAAAGCTTCGTAAGAGTGACGCCGTGGATAGCAGCAAGCTGGCGCGGAGTTTACGAGCCAACGAACTGAAAGGCATTTACACGCCGGACAGCGCATCGTTGGAGATGCGTTCCTTGATAAGATTGAAGAACTCGATAACAAAAGACACGACGCGTCAGAAGAACCGGATCAAGTCCCAATTGCGGTATCTGGGCATTGGGATTCCACAAGAGTTCCTCGAACCGTTCTCCAACTGGTCAAAACGTTTTATTGCCTGGTTGAAGGAGGTTGAAACCCTCACACCGAGCGGGCGTCAGGCCCTCGACATTCAAATCCGGCATCTGGAGGAGCTACGCCGCCAGAAGTTGGAGATGACACGGGCTTTGCGGACATTGGCCAAGACGGACCGGTTTCGCGAACCGCTGCGGTTGATTATGACCGTTCCGGGGTTCGGACAGGCTACGGGAATGGCATTTCTTTCGGAGATATGCGACATTGCCCGTTTCCGCAATGCCGAACAACTGGCCGCCTATATCGGGATGATCCCGATGTGCCATTCCAGTGGAGAGAAAGATGGGACAGGAGACATTACCGTGCGAAGAAACGCCGTCATGCGCTGTAACCTGATAGAGGCCGCATGGGTGGCGGTACGTCAAGACCCTGCGATGAACCTGTTTTTTACTGAACAGTGCAAGCGAATGCCAAAGAGCAAGGCCATCGTAAAGGTCGCTCGCAAACTGGTCAACAGATTATACTTCGTACTCAAGCACCAGACTGATTATGTCAATAGTGTCATGTCATAG
- a CDS encoding glycosyltransferase, producing the protein MIRISLIIATHNRAQQLIEALESVVRQDLPPGEWECVVVNNNSADDTEARFAAFAAHCPELNLRMVFESKPGLSHARNRGLRETTASLAAIIDDDERINPGFLRAYASFFDTHPDAAVAGGRIIAEYPAGRPEWMSHYTERPIANPMDFGPEVRPFPAGRIPGGGNMAFRRSVVVKYGGFDPALGRVDGKLAGGEESDFFQRLQRGGETLWYVPDAVMWHIIPPQKLTLDYFRRLSRNVGASQRLRAQRDCRLPEALAAEIAKWAATMLLALGFLLRLSPRKALWLLRLRCGISRGLFGGGEREA; encoded by the coding sequence ATGATTCGCATTTCGCTCATAATTGCCACCCACAATCGGGCGCAACAGCTCATCGAGGCGTTGGAGTCGGTCGTGCGGCAGGATCTCCCGCCCGGGGAGTGGGAGTGCGTGGTCGTGAACAACAACTCGGCAGACGATACTGAAGCGCGTTTTGCGGCGTTTGCCGCACACTGTCCGGAACTGAACCTCCGCATGGTTTTTGAATCGAAGCCGGGACTCTCGCACGCCCGCAACCGGGGGCTTCGGGAGACCACGGCATCGCTGGCGGCCATTATCGACGATGATGAACGGATCAATCCCGGATTTCTGCGGGCCTATGCCTCGTTTTTCGATACGCATCCCGACGCTGCGGTGGCCGGCGGTCGGATCATCGCCGAGTATCCCGCGGGACGCCCGGAGTGGATGTCGCACTACACCGAACGGCCCATCGCCAATCCGATGGATTTCGGACCGGAGGTGCGTCCGTTTCCTGCGGGACGGATCCCGGGGGGCGGAAACATGGCTTTCCGCCGCTCGGTCGTGGTGAAATACGGGGGGTTCGATCCGGCGCTGGGGCGTGTGGACGGCAAACTGGCCGGTGGTGAGGAGTCCGACTTCTTCCAACGCCTGCAGCGGGGCGGCGAGACGCTCTGGTACGTTCCCGACGCCGTGATGTGGCACATCATCCCGCCGCAGAAACTCACGCTCGACTATTTCCGGCGCCTGAGCCGGAACGTCGGGGCGAGCCAGCGCCTCCGGGCGCAGCGGGACTGCCGCCTGCCGGAGGCCCTTGCCGCCGAGATCGCCAAATGGGCGGCAACGATGCTGCTGGCATTGGGGTTCCTCCTTCGCCTGTCACCCCGCAAGGCGCTCTGGCTGCTGCGCCTGCGTTGCGGAATCTCCCGGGGCCTTTTCGGCGGAGGGGAACGCGAGGCGTAA
- a CDS encoding adenosine kinase, whose translation MRRVIGIGNALTDMLVNLKTDSVLGRFKLAKGSMSLVDTRLQTEISKSVAGLPYSLSLGGSAGNTIRAMAQLGCSVGFIGKVGPDTTGDFFVQALDNLGIEPIIFRGKERSGKCVSLISADGERTMVTHLGAALELAAEEIEPTIFDGYDCLYVEGYLVQNHDLILKAARTAKECGLKVAIDLASFNIVAENLEFLRGLVREHVDIVFANEDEAKTFACEAEPLNALQAISEMCELAIVKIGTKGAMIKRGDEAVHVGIMAAAKRVDTTGAGDFYAAGFMAGLCDGLTLRQCGTIGAITAGKVIEVVGTTFGEEAWEDIHRLVSKVKHEKYLF comes from the coding sequence ATCAGGCGCGTCATCGGAATCGGCAATGCTCTCACGGACATGCTGGTCAATCTGAAAACCGACTCCGTACTGGGGAGGTTCAAATTGGCGAAAGGCTCCATGAGCCTGGTGGATACCCGGCTCCAGACCGAGATCTCGAAATCGGTCGCCGGACTCCCCTACTCGCTTTCGCTCGGAGGCTCGGCCGGAAATACGATCCGCGCCATGGCGCAACTGGGCTGCAGCGTGGGATTCATCGGCAAGGTCGGTCCCGACACCACGGGCGACTTCTTCGTGCAGGCGCTGGACAACCTCGGAATCGAACCGATCATCTTCCGCGGCAAGGAGCGTTCGGGGAAATGCGTGTCGCTGATCTCCGCCGACGGCGAGCGAACGATGGTCACCCACCTCGGCGCCGCCCTGGAGCTGGCGGCCGAGGAGATCGAGCCGACGATCTTCGACGGGTACGACTGCCTCTACGTGGAGGGCTACCTGGTCCAGAACCACGACCTGATCCTCAAGGCCGCACGCACGGCCAAGGAGTGCGGGCTGAAGGTCGCCATCGACCTGGCCAGTTTCAACATCGTGGCCGAGAATCTCGAATTCCTCCGCGGGCTGGTCCGCGAGCATGTCGATATTGTCTTCGCCAACGAGGACGAAGCCAAGACCTTCGCCTGCGAGGCCGAACCGCTGAATGCCCTGCAGGCCATCTCGGAGATGTGCGAGCTGGCCATCGTGAAGATCGGCACCAAGGGAGCGATGATCAAGCGGGGCGACGAGGCCGTACACGTAGGCATCATGGCTGCGGCAAAACGCGTCGATACGACCGGTGCGGGTGATTTCTACGCTGCAGGCTTCATGGCGGGGCTCTGCGACGGCCTGACCCTGCGCCAGTGCGGGACGATCGGAGCCATCACGGCCGGCAAGGTGATCGAGGTCGTAGGCACGACCTTCGGCGAAGAGGCCTGGGAGGATATTCACCGGCTGGTCAGCAAGGTCAAGCACGAAAAGTACCTCTTCTGA
- the pfkA gene encoding 6-phosphofructokinase, with amino-acid sequence MAGIKCIGILTSGGDAPGMNAAIRAVTRSAIFNGFSVKGIMRGYKGLVFNEIVEFKSQSVSNIIQLGGTILKTARCKEFMTPEGRKQAYDNMVAAGIDALVVIGGDGSLTGASLFASEYNVPIVGLPGTIDNDLGGTDSTIGYDTALNTIMESVDKLRDTASSHERLFFVEVMGHTAGYLALNSAIATGSEAAIIPEMETEVDQLAELINHGFRKSKNSAIVIVAENPKTGGATALAERVKKEFPQYDARVTILGHIQRGGSPTAFDRILASRMGEAAIEALLDGQRNVMIGTMNGKIVYVPFTKAVKHDKGIDRGALELVKILSI; translated from the coding sequence ATGGCTGGAATCAAATGCATCGGCATCCTGACATCCGGAGGCGACGCCCCCGGCATGAATGCCGCAATCCGCGCCGTGACCCGCAGCGCCATCTTCAACGGATTCTCCGTAAAGGGTATCATGCGCGGCTACAAGGGCCTCGTATTCAACGAGATCGTAGAATTCAAATCGCAAAGCGTCAGCAACATCATCCAGTTGGGAGGTACGATCCTCAAAACGGCCCGCTGCAAGGAGTTCATGACCCCCGAAGGCCGCAAACAGGCTTACGACAACATGGTGGCGGCCGGGATCGACGCCCTGGTGGTTATCGGAGGCGACGGTTCGCTCACCGGAGCCAGCCTCTTCGCTTCGGAATACAACGTCCCGATCGTGGGGCTGCCCGGAACCATCGACAACGACCTCGGAGGCACCGACTCCACCATCGGATACGATACGGCACTCAATACCATCATGGAGTCCGTCGACAAACTCCGTGATACTGCATCGAGCCACGAACGCCTCTTCTTCGTCGAGGTGATGGGGCACACGGCCGGTTACCTGGCCCTGAACAGCGCCATCGCCACGGGTTCCGAAGCCGCCATCATCCCGGAGATGGAGACCGAAGTCGACCAGTTGGCCGAACTCATCAACCACGGATTCCGCAAAAGCAAGAATTCGGCAATCGTAATCGTTGCCGAGAACCCCAAGACCGGAGGCGCCACGGCCCTGGCCGAACGTGTGAAGAAGGAGTTCCCGCAATACGACGCCCGGGTGACGATCCTCGGGCACATCCAGCGCGGCGGATCCCCGACGGCTTTCGACCGCATCCTCGCCTCGCGCATGGGCGAGGCCGCCATCGAGGCGCTCCTCGACGGGCAGCGCAACGTCATGATCGGCACGATGAACGGAAAAATCGTCTACGTACCCTTCACCAAGGCCGTCAAGCACGACAAGGGAATCGACCGCGGCGCCCTCGAACTGGTGAAAATTCTCTCGATCTAA